The Dreissena polymorpha isolate Duluth1 chromosome 2, UMN_Dpol_1.0, whole genome shotgun sequence nucleotide sequence GTGTTTAGAAGAAAGATTTGTGACGATCTCGTCGGAATTATCCGCCTGTGTATATTTACAGTGTTCGACTATCCTGTCTGTTTCTAAATACATTTTACATGTGAGAGCTGGACAAGTAATTATAGTATATAACATTTTTGGACAGAGAATAAATTCATAACTTATTATTTCGTTTCATAAATATGCAACAGCCACAGTATTACAATTATGGAGTCCTGTATTGACTCATGTGCGTTATACGTTTTATTCAGTTACAGGCAGTACTGGACCAGGTATTTTTTTATTCCTGCTTAAGGGGTCAGCTTCAGATTTAACTACGCATTATGTTTTTACTGTTCTTAATAAGAAATATCAATACTTAATAACGTTGAATTATTAAAATTCGATATGACTTTGCTTTGTTCTGCTAGTCGTTCGTGGATCTGCTTTTGAACTCGTTCATGGTTCCCAGTCGCATTTATTGCAGTTGTAGCTTGCGCAATTCGTTGACAGTTAAATTGATAATTTGCTGATCATTTGTTAAAGTTCTATAGTTTACAAAATGCATTTATACACTGACTGGTTTTAAATTGCAGTATATGAACAAAACGTGTCTTGCTTTGCAGCATATGAAGTACTTCAATGACTTGTCTTGCTGTGCAGTATCTAAAGCAATATAATGACTTGTCATGCCGTGCAGTATAAGACGCAATTAAATGACTTGCCTTGCCGTACAGTATAAGATGCAATCAAATGACTTGCCTTGTCATTCAGTATAAGACGCAATCAAATGACTTGTCTTGCTTTGCGGTATAAGACGAAATCAAATGAATTGCCTTGCCGTGCGGTATAAGACGCAATCAAATGACTTGTCTTGCTGTGCGGTATAAGACACAATCTAATGAGTTGCCTTGCCGTACAGTATAAGACGCAATCAAATGACTTGCCTTTCCATTCAGTATAAGACGCAATCAAATGACTTGTCTTGCTTTGCGGTATCAGATGCAATCAAATGACTTGCCTTACCGTGCGGTATCAGACGCAATCAAATGACTTGTCTTGCTGTGCAGTATAAGACGCAATCAAATTACTTGCTTTGTTTTTGTGTGAAATGCAGCGATACAATGACTTGAATTGGTGTGCAGTATATTAACCGATGCGAAGATTCTTCTTGTTGTCTATTATATGAAGCAATCAAATACAGTTTTTAGCTTATGAGCATTCGCATGCCCGccctttaatgaaatataaaaaggCGTGTCTTACTGCGaactttataaaacaataaaatgggTTTTCGTGATGCACATGGGATGTACAAAAATTACATAATATACTGAAATGGGCAGTgatctgtgaaaatgggtttaatgtatgtgcttaaagtcgctaattagggacgactcttccacctaaactggatttttgcttagaagatattatctttaaacgaaaaatacaataaaagcggaaagagtcgtccctgatttgcctatgcggactgcacaggctaatctgggacgacactttacgcacatgcatttaacccccctttcagagagcacggcccaaatatattGCTGTTGATTTAACTTATTACGCACCAACTACTGACATGTCTTTCTGAAGATTATAATACAATTACCTAACTTGAATTGGCATTTTCTTTATGATAACGTTGATTTGTGGtacttttgttttccttattCATTGCATGTCGCACTGATAGGACAGGTATTACGCATACTATTTTTATGGTTAAACTGTGCATGGGGTGCATGCATTTTTTGTTGCATGCCCGCTGCGAATTGATATGCGTGTCGTTGCAAACTTAtttctattgaaaaaaaaacccacaaaaagcTTCTCCGGATTTTCCCAATGTTCCCGTGTTGCAGCCAAATGTTCCCTGGTTGCAGCGACAATGTTTTTCAGGTATGAACATGACGACGATTTGCAGCCCGAATACTGACCGGATAAAGTGCAATCCCGGAGACGAGATAATAATAGACGACGTGTTCTATGGCCGCCGTAGCCAGTCTTACTGCAATGCCAACAATACGGCGTTTCCAAATCTGCCGTGCGTCGGGGGCGCCGGCGCCGCCACCCAGGTGCGCCTGTACTGCGACCACCAGTCCCAGTGTATCGTCGAGGCCCGCCTCTCGTGGCTCAACATACCGGATCCATGCCCGGCCGTCACGAAGTACCTACAGGTGAGTAGTGTGCGATTTATGCTGCTTTGCTTGTCGGataccgtatttttcggggtaTAAGACGCGGCTTTTTAACTGACCATAGTTACCTGCGTCTAAAATTAAAGTGCGATTGATAATCCGAAAAATACACACCTAGAACGCAGAAGCGCATAAGCTTTCATAGTTCATTCCTGCATGTAATAGCGATATGTGCGATAATATTTATCTTCACACTTATTAAGAGCTATGCTTTTGATGCTTTTAATCAAATGCATAGCATGGTAATTATCGGTGGAATCGTTTGTGAAGTATGCTTTTTAAAAAGCAAATTAACTGCTGATGCATTGATGTGTTCATTTTTCACTGAATTTCTCCTACACGATTTTAACAAATATTccccccccacccaaccccccccGATATATTACAAACCATACCAAATACACGTAGCAAAAAAGCGTATGAAGTCTTTAATAATTTAACGTTTTATAAGAGATTTCCACAAACGCATACTCTGCACtctatagtgatttttttcagataAAATTCCACTGTCATCCACTTGGGCCACCGCCAACAACCATCTCAACAACTACGAGTACAGCAACCACCACTCCTACAACCACCACCGCTACTACAACCGCCAGTACaaccacccctaccaccacctTAACAACAACCACCCCGACGACGACAACCAGAACAACGACAAGTACCACCACTAGCACAACAACTCCGACAACCACCAGCACAACCACCCCGACAACCACCAGCACAACCACCCCGACAACCACCAGCACAACCACCCCGACAACCACCAGCACAACCACCCCAACAACTACGAGCACAACCACTCCGACAACCACCAGTACAACCACTCCGACGACAACCAGCACGTCAACAACCACGAGCACAACCACTTCAACCACAACGCCTACTACAACATCTACAACCACACCAACAACAACCACAAGCACAACCACTGCACCAACAACTATTACAACCACCATCGCCCCTACGACCACGCTTCCGCCATATATACCATTCACACCACCGGCCAACATTCCAGCAGGTTTgactttatttatgtttattgatatatttcaTATACTCAATATGATATCACTTTCATATAACAATCAAAACTGCTTAAATTGAAAATCCGGAGTTCATGGATCGTAATATCAGGCACCACCCCGTTTGTACAAGCGTTTTTAATAAATGCTCGGTTCGTTCATTAATCTCCAAACAGCGTTTGAGTCAGAGATAACTAACCGCGTTTTGTCGTATGACACTCACAGCATAGTGGAGTTTTTATTACAAATCTTTATCTATGTGCGTGTTGACATACGGTTAAATTGTATAACAAGCATTTCTTTATCAGCTTCAAATATTTCACACATACTCCTCGCTGTATGAAAACCCGTCGGCACACATCCCTGTCACGCGTGTTTTAAACTATGAACTGCAAAACCACCCTTTAATTACATTTTGTTGGAAAACGCTTACCTACCATGAGTATCCTAAAATATGAACTGCAAAATAACGCCATAAATGACATTTTGCTGGGCATTATATATTAGACACATTGCACACCTGCCTATATTTCCAGGTGCGCAGGCGTGTCACGAGTACCTGGTTTCCGGTCCCCACGGCGTCCCCGACAGCCACTTGACGGCCAGCTCCTCGTGGAACTCCGGTCTGCCGCAGGACAATAACGGGCCCGACCGCTCCCGTCTGTTCACGCAGGCGTACGACTATGGCAACGGCACGTTCTACAGAGGCGCGTGGACTGCCGGACAGAATGACCAGAACCAGTACATTCAGGTCAGCGCGCGCATAGAAGGTTTTGGTCAGACGACGTTTTACAAAATTGGTAATGATGGCACTTTGAGTAAATAATTTAAGGATACAAAATATATAGGACATTGTGATAAAACGTATTTCCTGGATcacaattattgatttaaaaaagtcTGGTTTCATATATTTGATATTAAGTAAGATGACTCGGTTATTGgatattattattacaaattatTACTCAAGAAACAGACCAAATAATGTTCACTGTATCGATTTAATTCAAAACTTCCTTTGGCATTTACTTGTAAAGCTGAAACAATAGTGATGACTACAAAATTCTTCGACACATGTTTCCCCGAGACAGGTGGGACGTTGTAAATAATAATAGGTATGTAACGTGTGACCGACAGGACGTGATTTAAGAGAACAATGTGTTCGCCAACAAACGGCCTAAATGAATAATGTCACACAGTACAGATAAACACACAGGATCCTGGCGCCGCCACCTGTTATTGTTAACCTTCTGACAATCGCTCTGTTGAAGCTGTGTAATCATGGCCTTTATGGTAAATTGTGGTGATTATGTCCGTATAACAGCAGTAGCGCACTACAAACAAGTCACTGACTCATGTAAGTTGTGAGGGTTGGGACCAGAGCTGAGTCGTTACTTACTCGGGGTCGAAACTGGTAAGAAAAGAACGAATCTTACCTCTACACAAGTGTAAATCTTTTAGCCGAAGATTCCAAGAGTAACTGTAGGTAGAATGCCCATCTATGGCAACGCAGATAGAATGTGTGTAGGTTTTTTTGGTTGTGATGTACAATAAAAAATGCGTTGAATGCGTTTTATTAGCgaataaatattaattgtttgtcTGAATTACATGTAAGTATTTAGCGGTACATCGGTAACGGTTTAAGATTCTCTCATCTGTATCCGTCTTATTTTTGATGCACAGGAATCGAACTACGAGGGGTTACGCTCATCAGAAAAAATCAatgtatatttacaattaaataacaatatagcTATTTTAACATGATACGAAATGTTCTTTTATTGCAAtgtgattttttcacaatttctggAACACATTTTAATTGTGTGCTTCAAAAGAAGGTGTGTGCACCTTTCTTGTTAGAATATTGGAACAACATTACATTAAACGTATATCTCAAAAACCTCCAGGTGGAGCTACTAAGACCAAGCCTTATCCGGGGCGTGGTGACCCAGGGCCGCCACGTGGACCCGCTGACCCTGTGTTGCGTACAGCGGACCACTAGCTACAAGGTGTCCTATAGCAACGACGGCAACACGTGGACGTTCATCCAGGACAGCAACAAGAACGACCTGGTAACAATCTATTGGCTATTGTCAATTGTTCAGAGCTATTGGGTCCGTTTCAGAATCAGTTCGTACGATTTTCGTAAGAAATCCGTTTGTGCGAGCTATATGAAACGGGCCCATTGGTTTTGCCTTCAATATCACACAATCTTCATCCGCGTCTTGAAATTAGGACCAAAATCATTTTTCAtcgatatattttaaacaaagtgcACCTATATATACGTTCTAAAGAGCTTAGTTTTCACAGAAATAGTCTGAAAACCTAACCATCATTGCATGAAGTAATTAAGTATGAACAGATTTCCTAGGTTTTAAGGAACTTTTCGATACATCACATTTCGACTGTTTTATGCATTCGAAAACAATAACATGATTAGTATACGCATCTCTCACATGTAATAGCTTAATTCCTTGAATAAGAAACGTATAAGTCATTAAGTTGGTCAACTTTTACTAGTCACATGCGCGTCAGCCTAACGTTTTGCTTTCGGATAAAGTTGTCACGCTTGTAAAACTGTACCACACTTACCATGATAAATTCCAGCTGAAACTGCCACGATTGTAAATCCGATTGTTACCAAAAAACACTATTTCACTTACAATCGATTGTGTAACGGAAACACGCCTAGTGAAGCAAGGATATAAACATTTCGCATACTAATATCGTGATAAACATTAATCTGAAAGGTTACACAACaccaaaatacacaaataattacaAGAACAAAACTACAATTCCAACGttgtataaacattaaatacGTTTTTATAACTTTACTATGATACGTACtatgtgtgtataaaattatatattaatatttgtgtatacgTGTGTAAATAACTTACGCAATGTTGTATACCTGCTATATGATATACTATCATAGATTACTAATAACTGATAGATGTACCTGACATACACTTTTAACTGAAATTTAACACTTTGTCATGCCCACGTaagtgttttctttatttttggcTTTCACATTAGGAAAATACATTTCACATCTTAAAAATtagtataattgtttcaatactTATTAAGGTACCAAGATTTTATAAACGTTTTTTAAGTATTTACTCATCTTTTGAGTGTATTCCGATCTTCATATTCGGAGCATATGACATATATCTTATAAATGTATTCGAAAAATACTTTtcaaattttacatttaaatttttcAATTCATAATTCCATGTCATTAAgctataatttacatttttctcCGAAAGAACACAATGTCTGGTCTTAGAAGACACATAAAGGTGTTTTTGTTTGCTCCCATGGCTTATACACGtgttttattatcaaaacaaaatgttgctGTAACTTTAATTTACCATATGTATGTACAGATATCTAAAATGACGTAACATGCCTCACCATTAACCAGTTTTAtaattctttgtattgttttatttatatatggaaggatgggcatattgccttttTTCCTGAATGAAGTATAGTAGTGTTGCATCAAGTTTAGACAAAAGCATTGTGATGATTGGTACACTAACTGTCATTATCAATATCGCCTTGCATTTGAAATAAGTTCGTTAAATATTTCCGACGCttaatttaaacctttttattcCCATCTGATGCATCGAAATGATATGTCTTCTCGACACACTATGAGTTGTTTTATAGATGAAACCAGTTGTTGATGTATTAGTGTggaaacatatttttaatgtatggatttcgttgtttcattatttccccaAAATGGACATCTTAATCATCGTCTTGCCTCGGGACGAATTTGTCCCACTTGGCCCTATTTCAAAGGTTAAGCCTACGTAACAATAGTAttttagcctcgttctgagaaaacgggacttaaagtatgtgcgtaaagtgtcgtcaaagattaggctgtgcagttcgcacaggctagtcagggacgacattttccgctttatatatttttttgtttaaacgaagTACAttattagcgaaaatccagtttaatcggaaattgtcctccctgattggcctgtgcggactgcatatgctaatctgggacgactctttacgaacatgcattttaCCCCGTGCTCCCATGCGAGACTCATTTAATTTCTCACGCAGATCTTCACAGGCAACAGCGATGACGACTCGCTGGTGAAAAACATGTTTGACTGTAACATCATTGCGCGCTTCGTGCGCATCCACCCGCAGTCCTGGTACAATCACGTGGCCCTCAGGTTCGATCTCATTGGCTGTCAGGCGATAACGAGTAAGTAACGGGAGGTGGGATGTTTGAGCTTTCGGTTTGAATATTTTGCTGTTTAAACGatgatggtggtagtggttgtggtggtgatgatgattcaGATGATGCAGATGCAGTCgatgctcctgctgctgctgctgctgctgctgctgatgatgattatgatgatgatgattatgctgctgctgctgctgctgatgatgatgatgatgatgattatgatgatgatgatgattatgctgctgctgctgctgctgctgctgatgatgatgatgatgatgagtaccTCCAGACTCATGCCATTTCTATTCAGCTGACGTCGGTCAATGCGATCCCGGCTGGAAGGAACTTCCGGGCACTGATCACTGCTATTTCTTTGCCCATAACGCCACCGGATCCTGGAGGGAGGCCCGGGCCGCCTGTCTCCGGCTGCAGGGGCACCTTGTGGATATCACCAGCATACCCGAGAAGGTATGAGCcattggaaaactgggcttactgcttgtgcgtaagtgtcatcccagactcgcctgtgaagttcgcacaggctaatcagggaagaaaactttccgcctaaacttgatttttgttaaaaagagaccTCCCTTAAACGAAAATTCCATGTAAGCGAAAAGTGTACATGGATTGTGTACATTGAACGCTTTTCTTTTGCAATCAGTTTCATGCATgattatattatgtactacaTACACAATATTCTACTTGTTTTCAGGACTTCATACTTCAGGAGATATCGCACTTTTCGCCAGACATGTGGTGGGTGGGTCTGACCAACACCCCACGACAAGACACTAAGGACTACAAGTGGACGGACGGAACTGCTCATGACGACACTATTCTGTAAgcgttcttaaaaaaaaaacgagcttaagtgcatgtgcgtatagtgtcgtcccagattagcctgtgcagcccgcaaaGGCTTATAAGTGACgacacttttctttttttaaagaaacatttcttCTTATCGGAAACCCAAGTTAATGcgagaagtgtcgtccctgataagtctaagcggactgcacaggctattctatGAAGAAACTTTACGTACGTGCATAAAGCGCCGTAAGACGCTAGTTTTGAATAGAAATTTCACCTCATTTCCTGTTTAGAAGCCACCAGTGCCGTTAGGTGAATGTCgccataataattaataatagtaACGTGCAATTCTGATGATTGCTGTCGGACATAAAACCTCCTGTGTTGGAGGTTCAAATGCAATTATTACTCTGCCCTAATCCGTCAACCAAGGGAGTCCACtgagaattgtgttaatttgatcATGTCGAAAGAATGGAACTCTTGGTCGCATAGCTTTAGTCACGCCCATGAAAAAGGACGGAATAATGCATCTAATTACAATTGTCAACTCATTGTTAAGCAATGGGAACTTAACTCTTGATTGTCCGCCACTTTGATTACAGTCCCTGGAAGAAAGGCCAGCCGGATAATGGAGGCTACGGGGAGCACTGCGGGGAGTTCTGGAACCGGGAGCTCAACGACGACAACTGCGACAACAAGCGCAACTACATCTGCGAGAAGGACAAATGTAGGCTATAatcatgagcctcgctctggcaTCACGGGACTtcatgcatctgcgtaaagtgttatcccagataagcatgttcaatccacacaggctaatcagggacgacacgttccgctttcaTCGTGTGTTTCATTGAAAGGAAGTTTGTGCTGCAggcgttgtccctgattagcatgtgcgacacgcacaggcttatctggtacgacacttcacgcacatgcttTATGTGCAATGATTTTCTTTGTTGTTATTTGAAATTGTTACAGAAATATACCAAATTGGAGTCAAATTTATATGTACTGGTATGTACCAATAAACAACAAGAACTCAAGTGATTAAGTTAACAACACGCATTCAACTTCAAGTTATTAAGTAAACAACAAGGATTCAACTTCAAGTGATTAAGTAAACAACAAGCATTCAAGTGAATAAGTTCATATCTTTATCCGATGTACGCAAACAGATATTATTGTTCCATAGCCTTcagtatttacaaaatacataaaaggagcttatttaaaagaaataattaatagtGCATCTTTAATTGTGAAAAGAAAACAATTCTTTGTCACGTACAGCCATCGCTAATTGATACTGTTTTATTCCAGAAAATAACGTTACATAATGTTGAGTTGACTCATTACGTCCTATACATAAACTGTCTATTTCCCTATGAAGACTGGACGATACCGGTGAACACCCCGCCCGTTGTTATAAAGACCAACCCGACCCCGCCTACACGAGCTACGACGTTATCAACAAGTCCCGCCTCATCCGGGCCAACCACCACCTTGGCTCCCCCACCCACCAGTTAGTGATCTGTAGCGTTATAATCATCAACAATTGTTTATTCTAacatagtttatattttaatacacAAAAAATCGCCCAATCatgtaagaatcgaaataatcaaCATTAATTTAGCATTATTTTTGTACGTCAACCAATCAAAAATATTGTGTCCCTCTGCTACAAACATCGTTACTCTGAACCGCgttcattgtacatgtatataggtgTGACGTCACAGCGTTCGTTTGATCTCTAGACGAATATTTGTATTCCATTTCCGTAGTATGGAATACGGacagtgccatctataatctcgcccttctttcatcaagggtgacactagacacacgaagcgatacacgatatttttcgcgacagtcgcggcgacgtgCGAcagtttgcgcgacagtcgcggcgacacacgatatatttaacacgatatatctccttttgggctacctacacaagggcgatatatcgtattaaatatatcgtgtgtcgtcgcgactgtcgcgaaaactgtcgtacgtcgccgcgactgtcgcaaaaaatatcgtgtatcacttcgtgtgtctagtgtcgcccttgattaaagaagggcgagattacaGATGGCACTATCCGTAATCCGTACATTTGCGATAATATCAGAGGCAATCGAAAAGcgcataattaaaacatatcgtGTAGATCTGCCAAACGCATCCAAATTATTAAATGCTTCCACTTTGAACTATTCATTACCATCTAAACAAAAGTATCAGTCAATATTCCCCACTGTGCAATTTATCATATTGTGTTTTGTTATCACCcataacatttatttcataacaatgaaatatatacaCACTCTTTTTATTAACATATTGAAATGATCTTACAAATGACAGATAAATATGCACTACTAGTCTGGTTCACTATGTTTTTCCGTTCAGAAAAATGGTAGATTAGCAAAactatacatttttggaaagatTATTACATGGGCAATTTgaaaatcaatgtttacatttgcggTGATACCTGTATGGCCGCCATTTAggattttcaaaatggccgccgtaaacatacatattttactCTATTTCTGCCTCTAATAACcctaaaactttttaaaatatccTAAACCTATGTTTTCATGTACAATTAATCCATTGGTTACATAATCAGACTTCTGACTGTAACAGTTCTTTCTTTTTTCAGGAAATATGCATCCAGGGAGCAGCCATTGatacaaaaaaatgttaatattttggtatattgagtatatatattatatatatgtatattgagtatatatattggtatatttCGCCCTTTCTCTATGCATTCGCTTTCTTACCTATATGTTATGAGGATGAgtctattactattactactctGTGAGGATGAGAGCGCAACAGTGCAGAGATATTACAAGTAAAAGCCGTAGATGACAGAGATATTTACATTGAGTGAAACTAATAAGCATAGAGTACATATATAATAAACCTACGTACTCTATGCTAATTATATTACCTAAGTATATATACAAGCTGGccaatcaaaatattgttttcatattttaattgagTCATTTCATTTGCCCGTCATAAAATTACATACACTGCTCACATGTTACATAacagtatttattttacattatctaCTTGGTGGAGGTGTATATAGTGGgttttttcttttgtattttcaaTGCATAGCTCATCATGAGTGAAGATCCTGGTGGAAGCACGTTGTCTTTGGACACGTCCAAGGAGTCTACAGACTGGAAACTGTGCACCATTTGCCAGGAGAAAAACAATAACAAAGGGACAGATGTTCTAAATCCCAGGACAGAATCGTACCAGAAGTTACTGGACATAGTGGCCGACAGAGCCAGCGTACAGGATGGAGAATATGTTACCCTTCAAAGACGTCTCTAGGACTGCACAAAACAAACGATGCTCGAAGCTAAAGCAATGTGGCATCGAAGCTGCTATTCTTGCGCCACTAATGAGATATCCTTACAGCGCGCCAGGGAACGCTTTGAACATTCCATGTCCACAGGAAGTTATGCTGTCAAAAAACGTGTCCATAAGAGAACAAACTCAGAAATGGAAGCAAACACACCAACCACATCAACGACATTCACACGATCTGCAACAGCACCTTTGTCGGAAGATAGATGTTTCTTCTGTCAAGTGGATGACGGCCAGAGTCTCTTCACTGTCCGAACCGAAAACGCTGGGAATGAACTTAAGAATGCGATGCAAATTACACAAGACCCAGTGCTGATGACAAGGTTAAATAATGCAGTCGCACCAACTGATACCCATGCAATCGATGTGAGATACCACAAGCTGTGCTGGACGAATCATGTGTTTCGTGTCCTCAGGGATGATGCCAGGAACCAAGCCAGGCCCACGACGGCAGACCTACCAATGCAAATGGCATGCTTGATTGAGTTGATCAATATTGTGGACATTGAAACTCAAAACAAAGCGTATCTTCCCATGGATGTCATTGAGACAACATACATCTCGATGCTGGGAGGTAGTGATGAGGCACAGAAGCACACACCGACGTTGACACGACAATGGCTAAAAAACAAGGTGCTCTCAGAATTGCCAAGTGTAACGTCTGTGagacagaaaaa carries:
- the LOC127867787 gene encoding mucin-2-like isoform X1 — its product is MAGTLIVCLVLGVALHSTRGQQTQSKTACETSGPEDLTCTIGTELYIVAVLYGRTNALPVSTCNPYNKQGMNLNCQQQTTQALDHVKQLCNGKSKCTVTNDYNVLGDPCPGDPKFLKVDYQCIIPTTPPPTTPTAVVNSTVGGSVVTTAASGPIVTSTTPVTTTTAATASTFKTTTLAPNNSQETICEMKDHTFSCPTGQVLYITNVLWGRLPPAPSTLCNPFNTSVVGANCKGGPAALQYVQKLCEGQPTCLVQNDWQQLGPDPCTGVPKYLQVSYMCAVPTTTTLTTQPMNSTTTTATTPTTTASTTPTTTVMMTTTVQTTTTPTTPQPTTPAPTPQVTQPNLPPVTGSTGPGMNMTTICSPNTDRIKCNPGDEIIIDDVFYGRRSQSYCNANNTAFPNLPCVGGAGAATQVRLYCDHQSQCIVEARLSWLNIPDPCPAVTKYLQIKFHCHPLGPPPTTISTTTSTATTTPTTTTATTTASTTTPTTTLTTTTPTTTTRTTTSTTTSTTTPTTTSTTTPTTTSTTTPTTTSTTTPTTTSTTTPTTTSTTTPTTTSTTTPTTTSTSTTTSTTTSTTTPTTTSTTTPTTTTSTTTAPTTITTTIAPTTTLPPYIPFTPPANIPAGAQACHEYLVSGPHGVPDSHLTASSSWNSGLPQDNNGPDRSRLFTQAYDYGNGTFYRGAWTAGQNDQNQYIQVELLRPSLIRGVVTQGRHVDPLTLCCVQRTTSYKVSYSNDGNTWTFIQDSNKNDLIFTGNSDDDSLVKNMFDCNIIARFVRIHPQSWYNHVALRFDLIGCQAITTDVGQCDPGWKELPGTDHCYFFAHNATGSWREARAACLRLQGHLVDITSIPEKDFILQEISHFSPDMWWVGLTNTPRQDTKDYKWTDGTAHDDTILPWKKGQPDNGGYGEHCGEFWNRELNDDNCDNKRNYICEKDKYWTIPVNTPPVVIKTNPTPPTRATTLSTSPASSGPTTTLAPPPTIFIPIATRAGVSYVSNSRNIFSAGCMSSMTDCSGKPEGDYQNCAGCSVYATCAVSGFYTRPCPQYLKWDDNLKSCQFRSSTCFGP
- the LOC127867787 gene encoding mucin-2-like isoform X2, whose amino-acid sequence is MAGTLIVCLVLGVALHSTRGQQTQSKTACETSGPEDLTCTIGTELYIVAVLYGRTNALPVSTCNPYNKQGMNLNCQQQTTQALDHVKQLCNGKSKCTVTNDYNVLGDPCPGDPKFLKVDYQCIIPTTPPPTTPTAVVNSTVGGSVVTTAASGPIVTSTTPVTTTTAATASTFKTTTLAPNNSQETICEMKDHTFSCPTGQVLYITNVLWGRLPPAPSTLCNPFNTSVVGANCKGGPAALQYVQKLCEGQPTCLVQNDWQQLGPDPCTGVPKYLQVSYMCAVPTTTTLTTQPMNSTTTTATTPTTTASTTPTTTVMMTTTVQTTTTPTTPQPTTPAPTPQVTQPNLPPGMNMTTICSPNTDRIKCNPGDEIIIDDVFYGRRSQSYCNANNTAFPNLPCVGGAGAATQVRLYCDHQSQCIVEARLSWLNIPDPCPAVTKYLQIKFHCHPLGPPPTTISTTTSTATTTPTTTTATTTASTTTPTTTLTTTTPTTTTRTTTSTTTSTTTPTTTSTTTPTTTSTTTPTTTSTTTPTTTSTTTPTTTSTTTPTTTSTTTPTTTSTSTTTSTTTSTTTPTTTSTTTPTTTTSTTTAPTTITTTIAPTTTLPPYIPFTPPANIPAGAQACHEYLVSGPHGVPDSHLTASSSWNSGLPQDNNGPDRSRLFTQAYDYGNGTFYRGAWTAGQNDQNQYIQVELLRPSLIRGVVTQGRHVDPLTLCCVQRTTSYKVSYSNDGNTWTFIQDSNKNDLIFTGNSDDDSLVKNMFDCNIIARFVRIHPQSWYNHVALRFDLIGCQAITTDVGQCDPGWKELPGTDHCYFFAHNATGSWREARAACLRLQGHLVDITSIPEKDFILQEISHFSPDMWWVGLTNTPRQDTKDYKWTDGTAHDDTILPWKKGQPDNGGYGEHCGEFWNRELNDDNCDNKRNYICEKDKYWTIPVNTPPVVIKTNPTPPTRATTLSTSPASSGPTTTLAPPPTIFIPIATRAGVSYVSNSRNIFSAGCMSSMTDCSGKPEGDYQNCAGCSVYATCAVSGFYTRPCPQYLKWDDNLKSCQFRSSTCFGP